DNA from Kineococcus mangrovi:
TGCTGTCGGGGGCCTCCTGGGACGAGGCCACCAGGCCCCGGGACCCGTCGCGGTTCCTCCTGGAGGTCCTGCAGGCGCCGCCCGGCACCGTCCCGGGGCTGGTGTCGTTGCCGCCGGCGCCGCGGCCCGAGCCGGACGCGGTCAACCCGCGGACGGCGAACCCGCAGCGCGTCGTGTGGCCCGTGGACCCGCTGGCCGCGCGGCGCGGTGACGTCGATGCCGGGGCTCGGCTCGTCCGCTCCGCGCTGGCGGGAGGGGCCGAGGAGACCGAGGAGACCGAGGACGAGGAGGCGCGCGCCTGGAGCGAGCAGACCGCCCTCCTGCTCGCCGAGCGGGCCGCGGCCCACCAGACCCCCGGGGTGCTGCTGCCGGCGCACCTGTCGGCGTCCCGCCTCGTGGCCCTCGCGCAGGACCCGGACGCGTTGGCGCTGCAGCTGCGCCGGCCCGTGCCGCTGGAACCGCGACCGGCGACCCGGCGGGGCACGGCCTTCCACGCCTGGCTCGAGCAGCGGTTCACCGCCAGCTCGCTGCTGGACCTGGTGGACCTGCCCGGCTCGGCCGACGAGGACGCCGGCGACGACCGCGACCTGGCGGCGATGCAGCGCACCTACCTCGCCTCGGAGTGGGCTTCGCGCGACCCCGTCGCGGTGGAGGTGTCCGTGGAGACGCCGGTGGCGGACCTCGTGGTCCGCGGGCGCATCGACGCCGTCTTCGCCGCGTCGGGCCCGCAGGGGCGCACGCGCTGGGACGTCGTGGACTGGAAGACGGGCCGACCCCCGGAGGGGGCCGCGGCGCGGGCCCGCGACGTCCAGCTCGCCGTGTACCGGCTCGCCTGGTCGCGCTGGCACGGCGTCCCGCTGGAGGACGTGAGCGCGGCCTTCTTCTACGCCTCCACGGGGGACACCGTGCGGCCGGTGGACCTCCTGGACGCGGACGACCTCGAACGGCTGGTCCGGTCCGTGCCGACGGTGGGTGGCGGCGAGCGGGGGTGACCGGCGGCGAGCGGTGTGACCGGGGGGTGACCGGACTCAGCCGCCGGGCGCTCGCGGGACGTCCGGCGGCGGGCACGTCGTCACGTCCGTCCCGTCGTCCTCCACGGCGCCGGCGTGGTCGCGCGAGTCCAGCGAGGGCCGGTAGCCGAGCTCGTCCGCGGCGAGCCGCAGGTCCCAGTGCGAGCGCTCCGCGCCCGACACGGCGGGGTACACCCCGGTGACGACGGAGGCCGTCAGGGCCCGCGTCACGAGGTCGCGCAGGTCCTGCGGCCCCAGCCAGCCGGTGAGCTGGCTGCGCTTCGTCGGGACCGGGACGGTGGCCCCCAGCCGCAGACCGATCGTGCTCAGGCCCCAGCGGTGGGCGAACACCCCGGCGACGGCCTCGTCGAACGCCTTCGTCGCCCCGTACGGGCAGCACGGGGCCGGCGCCCACGCCGGGTCGACGGGCACCCGCCCGGTCGCCTCGTACCTGCCCATCGCGTGCACCGAGCTCGCGTAGACGACCCGGCGGACCCCGTGGTCGGCCGCGGCGCCGAGGAGGGCCGCGAACCCGTCGACGTTGGGACTGCGCAGCTCCTCCCACGTCGCGGTCGGGCTCGGGTCGCCCGCCAGGTGCACGACGGCCTCGACCCCCTCCACCGCGCGGGCCAGCAGGTCCCGGTCGGTCAGCTCCCCGGTGAGCACCTCCGCGTCCGCGGGGACGTCGGCGGGGTCGGCCGGTGTCGTGCGGTCCAGCAGCCGCAGCGGCCGCTCACCCAGCCCGGGCAGCAGCAGCTGGGCCACGCGCCCGCACGCGCCGGTCAGGAGCAGGGGAGCGGTCACGTCCCCACCCTGGCACGCTCCCGGCGACCGGGTGCCGGGAGGTTACAGGTGTGCAGGTCGACCACGACGGCGCGGTGGTCGCTGCCCCCGACCTGCTCGATGCGCGCCTCGACGCGGACCCGCTCGTCGAGGCCGTCGGCCAGGGCGTGGTCGAGCTGCACCTTGGGCGAGGGGGCCGGGAACGTGGGGCCGGTGACGAGGGGACGCCACGGCAGGACGCGCCGCACGATCCCCGGCGGCAGGTTGAGGTCGCCCAGCAGGACCAGCGGCCGGGGCAGGGTCCGGGCGAAGTCCCGCACCGAGCGCAACTGCCGGCCCGCGTGCCAGGGCGTGAAGGACAGGTGGGTGCCCAGGACGCTCAGCGGTCCGGCCGGGGTGTCCACGACGGCGGCCACGACGGCCCGCTGCTCGTCGGGCACCAGGCGGGGAC
Protein-coding regions in this window:
- a CDS encoding endonuclease/exonuclease/phosphatase family protein, which codes for MRVRLASVNAASGRDLRTGRIDTDALVRAVARLDADVVAVQEVDHLLPRSGGVDQTALLAAGLGAHGWFAATVHGTPGAPQGVRDAHRTVPDEPSYGIALLVRGGHDTALGFRELRMPAGRGRLPVLDPASGPRLVPDEQRAVVAAVVDTPAGPLSVLGTHLSFTPWHAGRQLRSVRDFARTLPRPLVLLGDLNLPPGIVRRVLPWRPLVTGPTFPAPSPKVQLDHALADGLDERVRVEARIEQVGGSDHRAVVVDLHTCNLPAPGRRERARVGT
- a CDS encoding NAD-dependent epimerase/dehydratase family protein; this encodes MTAPLLLTGACGRVAQLLLPGLGERPLRLLDRTTPADPADVPADAEVLTGELTDRDLLARAVEGVEAVVHLAGDPSPTATWEELRSPNVDGFAALLGAAADHGVRRVVYASSVHAMGRYEATGRVPVDPAWAPAPCCPYGATKAFDEAVAGVFAHRWGLSTIGLRLGATVPVPTKRSQLTGWLGPQDLRDLVTRALTASVVTGVYPAVSGAERSHWDLRLAADELGYRPSLDSRDHAGAVEDDGTDVTTCPPPDVPRAPGG